The proteins below come from a single Triticum aestivum cultivar Chinese Spring chromosome 5D, IWGSC CS RefSeq v2.1, whole genome shotgun sequence genomic window:
- the LOC123121143 gene encoding BTB/POZ domain-containing protein POB1-like: protein MDAATDGQFQHELMNFPLVGIEAIFSSTNLQVLIEDEIYTFMLKWARARYPELDERRTILSSRLLPLVRFSHMSFAVLREVLTCTDDDIDHDQVNKCIAEILLHKAYPAHAHGDLSVDTATCRQFEERTYMYKPLRLVAFDGPHPQVITYWDLKREECSQFFSSERNHRPGIISHLLHHAGLDLFLVAQCYRNHVSELCTFGLSLYIRQSSRRARVTLEYEFAAKTKALRKFVSRFQVKARGSKLGCGDFFGTPWSTFIANDNLFIDGVLHLRADWTVLEQSEL from the exons ATGGACGCCGCCACCGACGGCCA GTTCCAGCATGAACTGATGAACTTCCCTCTGGTTGGGATTGAAGCCATCTTTTCAAGTACCAACCTACAAGTACTAATTGAAGATGAGATATATACCTTTATGCTAAAGTGGGCTCGTGCGCGATACCCTGAGTTGGACGAAAGACGCACTATCTTGAGTTCTCGTTTACTTCCATTGGTTCGCTTCAGTCATATGAGTTTTGCTGTACTGCGGGAGGTTCTAACATGCACCGATGATGATATAGACCATGATCAAGTAAATAAGTGCATCGCTGAGATACTTCTACACAAAGCTTACCCAGCACACGCGCATGGTGATCTTTCTGTAGACACGGCAACCTGCAGGCAATTTGAAGAGCGAACTTACATGTACAAACCTTTGAGGTTAGTTGCATTTGATGGACCGCATCCACAGGTTATAACTTACTGGGATCTAAAGCGTGAGGAGTGCTCCCAATTTTTCTCTTCTGAACGGAACCATCGTCCAGGGATTATCTCGCATCTGCTGCATCATGCAGGGCTCGACTTGTTTCTCGTAGCACAATGTTACAGGAACCACGTGAGTGAGCTGTGCACCTTTGGCCTATCATTATACATCCGCCAGAGCTCAAGGCGGGCACGTGTGACATTAGAGTATGAGTTTGCTGCAAAGACAAAGGCGTTGCGGAAATTTGTGAGCAGATTTCAGGTCAAGGCTAGGGGTTCCAAGCTCGGATGCGGTGatttctttggtactccatggtCGACTTTCATTGCTAACGACAACCTCTTCATCGACGGCGTGCTGCATCTCAGAGCTGATTGGACTGTGCTGGAGCAGTCGGAGTTATGA